The nucleotide sequence AAAGAGGAAATAACTAAAAAAGAAAGTCTAAAAGACAAACTTTTAAAAGGTTTAGACCTTGCTTATGAGCGAATGATTGCCGAAAAACGCAAGAATAACCAAAAGATTGTGGTGCGCCGCGAGGGAAAAATCGTAACTATCACTCCATAGGAATTAGCAAAAGTATCAATTAACACATTAATTAACGTCAGTTCGATATAACAAAACACTGATTTACAATTATATTTGCATTACAATCTGTGTAAATCCAGCAGCGCCAGCTACCTATCCGTGCATATTATATTTGTTAGTTATCAATTGAAAGACTATCCGTGTTAAATTCGTGTGATTCGTGTAATCCGTGCGAGAGCTAAAAAACAGCGAAGCTGTTTATTTATTTGATTAATAAATGTTTAACTATATATTTCTTACAACGAACTCACATTAATTAAGTTTATGACCTAAGACATTAAAAACAGGAAAGGGGCTCAAAAGGCGGTAGATATCCCTGCCGAAGTACTTTCGCTACTAAGTGCGGGCAGCATAGAAACGGTAAATCTTACCGAATGGTTAGCAATAGACCATTCACAGAATACTATTAGACTTATAGGAGCATTGTTATACGAAAAATATGCAAATACTGACCTCTATGATCCTTTGTTTAAGCAACTCATACACTTAATACCAAATCATAGAAGAAGACGATGACGACCGCCAAGAGGAACTAATAGAGCTATTTGATAGCAATGTACCTCACCCTGAAGGCAGTTCGTTGTTATTCTATCCGGAAAACTACAACGCCCGCACTATGACGACCCCACCGTCGAGGAAGTAGTAGACAAATGCTTGGCGTATCAACTGATTATAATTAACTAATAAAAATGTGTCAATTGGCAAATATACTAATTAACAAATTACACAATGACCACAAACGAGTATCATCAACCCATAGGGGAGGCATTACCTGATTTTTCAGTAGGAGAACCCCCTCATATAACTCTTTTAAAGGGAAATTATTGTCTATTGGAACCTCTTTCTGTAGAGAAACATTTAGACGATTTGAGTGATTTCTATTTGGAAGCCAATGCCGTAATACCTGATTGGACGTATCTACCTATAGCTCCTATGAAGGATAAAGAGGAGTTGCACGCTTTACTCACTGAGCAGGAAGCCTCTGCTGACCCTTATTTTCTGACAATTGTAGATAAGCAAACACGAAAAGCCGTGGGTACGCTCTCTCTAATGCGTATAGACCCTAAAAATAGAGTGATAGAAGTGGGATGGGTTATCTATTCGCCGGCTTTACAGCGTACGCGTATGGCTACAGAAGCACAGTATTTGTTGGCGAAATATGTGTTTGAAGTCCTCCAATATAGGCGTTACGAATGGAAGTGTGACAGCCTTAATGCACCTTCGCGCCGTGCTGCGGAACGCTTGGGCTTTGTGTATGAGGGCACATTCAGGCAGGCAGTGGTTTACAAAGGGCGTTCACGCGACACCGCTTGGTTTGCTATGATAGATAAGGAATGGACTGACAATAAATGTATTCTTGAACAATGGCTCTGCCCTGAGAATTTCGACTCGCAGGGTAAGCAACAGAAATCTTTGAAGAAGTTGAGAGAATTAATTAGCAAAAGAATAGATGAATCAATAGTAAAACCTTACATTTTAAATAACTCTGAATGACTTCCAAGTCTCATCAAATAAATTACTTTTTCATCATCAGAATTACAATCCTAAAAAAATAGGATAATCGACTTCATTAATCGTTGCTTGTAATACAATTGAGTTCATAATACTTCTTGTTTTTTTTCTCAAAGGTACAAAATAATTGACAATCTACAAATTGGCTAATTGACAAATTATTACTACCTTTGCCCCCTAAATAATTTTTCACTTTTCATTTCTCACTTTTCAATTATATGAACTGGACAACCGTAAAAGAATACGAAGATATTACGTATAAAAAATGTGACGGCGTAGCGCGTATCGCCTTTAACCGTCCCGAAGTGCGCAATGCTTTTCGCCCTAAAA is from Capnocytophaga ochracea DSM 7271 and encodes:
- a CDS encoding GNAT family N-acetyltransferase — protein: MTTNEYHQPIGEALPDFSVGEPPHITLLKGNYCLLEPLSVEKHLDDLSDFYLEANAVIPDWTYLPIAPMKDKEELHALLTEQEASADPYFLTIVDKQTRKAVGTLSLMRIDPKNRVIEVGWVIYSPALQRTRMATEAQYLLAKYVFEVLQYRRYEWKCDSLNAPSRRAAERLGFVYEGTFRQAVVYKGRSRDTAWFAMIDKEWTDNKCILEQWLCPENFDSQGKQQKSLKKLRELISKRIDESIVKPYILNNSE